From the Desulfosarcina sp. BuS5 genome, one window contains:
- the resB gene encoding cytochrome c biogenesis protein ResB — protein MNKNNKNSNNIINRLWSFFVSVKLTVFLLLTLAATSIIGTFIPQNQSPAAYINTYDETVYRIFSFIDIFDMYHSWWFRCLLLLLVINIIICSIDKLSSVWKIVFVKNPKFNISKFRNLSSKKEFVTSSATETLLNKYKKNISKNFKYIKVNRTEKGFYIFAEKGRWTRLGVYIVHFSVLLLLLGGLIGSIFGFEGYINITEGETKQIIRLKTAGEVYKLNFGIRCDFFKVSFYDSGAPKEYRSGLTLIEQDKPVLQQDIKVNVPLRYKGINIFQSSYGAVPPRYAALNFLSNESGMKYQEKAEFGQEINLPENSGKLIIKKFTRSSNFMGHNMGEAFLATLMLKDKSPVEIILPVRFSNFDKMRKGALIISANSPPYYTGLQVTHDPGVWLVYAGFIAMIIGCCITFFMSHQSICLEVTWKGKENIVMVAGTANKNRLGMKNKIKKLAQRFEAIKEKP, from the coding sequence ATGAATAAAAATAACAAAAATTCAAATAATATTATAAACAGGTTATGGAGTTTTTTTGTTTCTGTAAAACTTACGGTTTTTTTACTGCTGACCCTTGCAGCAACTTCAATCATAGGGACCTTTATACCCCAAAACCAATCTCCCGCAGCATATATAAATACATATGATGAAACAGTTTACAGGATATTCAGCTTTATAGATATTTTTGACATGTACCATTCATGGTGGTTCCGCTGCTTGCTGCTTCTTCTTGTAATTAATATTATAATCTGTTCAATCGACAAGCTGTCTTCCGTATGGAAGATAGTATTTGTGAAAAATCCAAAATTTAACATTTCAAAATTCAGGAACCTGTCTTCAAAAAAGGAGTTTGTTACAAGCTCGGCCACCGAAACGCTGCTGAATAAATACAAAAAAAATATTTCAAAAAATTTCAAGTATATAAAGGTCAATAGAACTGAAAAAGGGTTTTATATTTTTGCGGAAAAAGGAAGATGGACACGCCTGGGAGTTTATATTGTACACTTTAGTGTTCTATTGCTGCTCCTTGGAGGTTTGATCGGTTCAATTTTTGGGTTTGAAGGATATATCAATATAACCGAAGGAGAGACCAAACAAATAATAAGACTGAAAACTGCCGGGGAGGTGTATAAACTAAACTTTGGAATCAGGTGCGATTTCTTTAAAGTCAGCTTTTACGATTCAGGCGCACCCAAAGAATACCGTTCCGGTTTAACCCTGATAGAGCAGGATAAACCGGTTTTACAGCAGGATATAAAGGTTAACGTCCCTTTACGGTACAAGGGGATAAATATCTTTCAGTCAAGCTATGGTGCCGTGCCCCCCCGGTATGCGGCATTAAACTTTTTAAGTAATGAATCCGGAATGAAGTACCAGGAAAAAGCAGAATTCGGCCAGGAGATCAATCTGCCAGAAAACTCCGGCAAACTGATTATAAAAAAATTCACTCGATCGTCCAATTTTATGGGACATAATATGGGAGAAGCCTTTTTAGCGACCCTGATGCTTAAAGATAAGAGCCCGGTAGAAATAATTTTGCCTGTACGTTTTTCGAATTTTGACAAAATGAGAAAGGGCGCTTTAATTATTTCTGCAAATTCTCCCCCATATTATACTGGACTTCAGGTTACGCACGATCCTGGAGTATGGTTGGTTTATGCCGGATTTATTGCTATGATTATAGGCTGTTGCATAACCTTTTTTATGTCTCATCAAAGTATTTGCCTGGAGGTGACGTGGAAAGGAAAAGAAAATATTGTCATGGTCGCCGGAACAGCAAATAAAAACAGACTCGGGATGAAAAATAAAATTAAAAAGCTGGCCCAAAGATTTGAAGCAATTAAGGAGAAGCCATGA